Proteins encoded in a region of the Acidobacteriota bacterium genome:
- a CDS encoding 30S ribosomal protein S21, which yields MAEVRIQEGESIESALRRFKRKVQQEDIIKDIKKHSFYLKPGDKKRVKSALARKRSRKKLRRDVE from the coding sequence ATGGCAGAAGTTCGAATCCAGGAAGGCGAGTCCATTGAGAGCGCGTTGCGCCGTTTCAAGCGCAAGGTGCAGCAGGAAGACATCATCAAGGACATCAAGAAACACTCCTTCTACTTGAAGCCGGGCGACAAGAAGCGGGTCAAGTCCGCGCTGGCCCGCAAGCGGTCGCGCAAGAAGCTGCGCCGCGACGTCGAGTAG
- a CDS encoding STAS domain-containing protein, translated as MQIDERIVGEVIILDLKGKITLNEGDEVLKDKINSLIMQDKKRILLNLAEVPYIDSAGLGEIVRTYTTVSRQGGQLKLVNLTKRITDLLMITKLLTVFETFEVEQDALKSYK; from the coding sequence ATGCAGATCGACGAACGAATTGTGGGCGAGGTCATCATTCTGGACCTCAAGGGCAAAATTACCCTGAACGAGGGTGACGAAGTCCTGAAGGACAAGATCAACTCGCTCATCATGCAGGATAAGAAGCGCATCCTGCTGAACCTGGCAGAGGTTCCGTACATTGACAGCGCAGGTCTCGGTGAAATCGTCCGCACGTACACGACGGTCAGCCGCCAGGGCGGCCAGCTGAAGCTGGTCAACCTGACCAAGCGCATCACGGATCTCTTGATGATCACGAAACTGCTCACGGTCTTCGAGACGTTCGAAGTCGAGCAGGACGCGCTCAAGAGTTACAAATAA
- a CDS encoding decaprenyl-phosphate phosphoribosyltransferase: MARSTLRPNRGASTDALADGPARRRPWVADLLLSLRPAQWTKNLILFAGLIFGGRLFDPSAVKASVLGFLVFCVLSGVVYLVNDVRDVVADRLHPTKSRRPIAAGAISPTSALTAAFVLVSAGLGIAWWLGPSFGLVATAYVTLLTIYSTALKHLVILDVLTIAGGFVLRAVGGAVVIGVAISHWLLVITLLGALFLALGKRRGEIATLVDGGTGHRPILAHYSTELLDQLITIVASATLLAYAFYTISPDTVAKFGTDRLLFTLPFPLYGVFRYLYLIHKHDGGANPSETLISDRPILLCVALWACAVAVIIYGPWR; the protein is encoded by the coding sequence ATGGCGCGAAGTACCCTTCGTCCAAATCGCGGTGCGTCAACAGACGCCCTCGCCGACGGCCCGGCACGCAGGCGGCCGTGGGTGGCGGACCTGCTGCTGTCGCTGCGTCCGGCGCAGTGGACCAAGAATCTGATCCTGTTCGCCGGCCTGATCTTCGGCGGACGATTGTTCGATCCGTCGGCCGTCAAGGCCTCGGTCCTCGGATTCCTGGTGTTCTGTGTGCTGTCGGGAGTGGTGTATCTGGTCAACGACGTACGCGACGTTGTGGCCGACCGGCTCCATCCCACCAAGTCCAGACGACCCATCGCCGCCGGCGCTATCTCCCCCACATCTGCACTGACGGCCGCGTTTGTCCTGGTCTCAGCCGGCCTGGGCATTGCGTGGTGGCTGGGGCCGTCGTTTGGCCTGGTCGCCACGGCCTACGTGACTCTCCTCACCATCTATTCCACGGCGCTCAAACATCTGGTGATCCTCGACGTGCTGACCATCGCCGGCGGCTTTGTGCTGCGCGCGGTGGGTGGCGCGGTGGTGATCGGGGTCGCCATCAGTCACTGGTTGCTTGTCATCACGCTGCTTGGCGCGTTGTTCCTGGCGTTGGGCAAGCGTCGCGGCGAGATTGCCACGCTGGTGGATGGCGGCACCGGCCATCGACCGATCCTGGCCCACTACTCCACGGAGCTCCTCGATCAGCTCATCACCATCGTCGCGAGCGCGACGTTGCTGGCGTATGCGTTTTACACCATCAGTCCGGATACCGTGGCCAAGTTCGGCACAGACCGGCTGCTCTTCACCTTGCCGTTTCCGTTGTACGGCGTGTTCCGGTATCTCTACCTCATTCACAAGCACGACGGCGGGGCGAACCCGTCCGAAACGCTTATCTCGGATCGGCCGATTCTTCTCTGCGTCGCCCTCTGGGCCTGCGCAGTGGCCGTCATCATTTACGGGCCGTGGCGCTGA